A window of the Anoplopoma fimbria isolate UVic2021 breed Golden Eagle Sablefish chromosome 17, Afim_UVic_2022, whole genome shotgun sequence genome harbors these coding sequences:
- the LOC129106472 gene encoding macrophage-stimulating protein receptor-like isoform X2, whose translation MVTWVALLTVCIWIQTASGQHTCASTTPKMVDFTVKYSLPHFQTDKPIQNIALNREESRSNVYVASQNAIEAINYDMEKIWQVKTGPVGSPACETCLVCDIEIDPEDAVDTDNEVMLLDLSVIPTPYLYICGSTQHGICHFIDTGSQKPNPMCLYKKERNSPTSCPDCLASPLGTKVTLVEQAATTLFFVTASVNGEVAQRYPRKSISVVRPLSTEDGFHMITNGLTVLPSLRDSYSIDYIYSFSTKDYVYFLSLQREDPSKSNSAFQTRLGRLPILIPEVWMYREVVLECHFNPKRRRRRIEDNNYIVYNGLQAAHFGRAGKDLAGQLSVNEAEDILYGVFAEVNAQGEPQRNSALCAFPLTKVNNAIDEGVEVCCKSGTEQLSRGLCHFQPCESCPHESSEGNDQCSAKATLVSKPYHRLDLFNRKMENVLFTAVLVTTIGNHTLGHFGTSDGRILQVILSVYSRIVFANYSLGESQVSRTADVYSDDSLLFVVGNKMFRVPSAGPGCAHFMTCSMCLTAPSFMNCGWCSGICLRQHECASHWNKNSCAPVITEFFPKMAPAGAEAEVTLCGWAFQSPRGPTISSKTHIITVGSGTLCSVLPENSSSDRLVCKIQENTPNQDLNITLEVKEGVVASRYSIEGTAQITGFSFVEPSITEIRPDYGPVFGGTTVTLTGRYLNSGTQRAVYIGDKQCVITSVDEGSGNSSIVCLTAAAAGVGEVTVKIVIDNFHVTTIKIFSYKKNPAITAVHPYCSFQSGSKLVIEGQNLDSAHRTVVKYKSKKSNPSVQSLERVCNGTSNSTYLECWAPAFPEEMPEEKTDTGNISIDMDGISDLWTRRFDYHPDAKIIPFENDDNELPLKPGETEVSLHHSKLNTVSSCMKITMTIGGANCKAKVLLNELTCRIPKGLVIPSEGLPVEVSVNGDVHGVGRVVNDDRNNSTVIAGIVLGIIAALVVGAGLALLVMIHLRKKKRANIENRLSTMLSRNRMGGGDISPTVDLSSQTSGSGGMAFQGMLYAASHDHLAIPLIARDNISMVSLSSELLEEVKDVLIPAEMLRIEDSQIIGKGHFGTVYHGYLIDSNKQETHCAVKSLNRITDLGEVDQFLREGIIMKGFHHPNILSLLGIMLPKEGLPLVVLPFMKHGDVRHFIRSEKRNPTVKDLIGFGLQVAKGMEYLAQKKFVHRDLAARNCMLDETFTVKVADFGMARDIYDKEYYSIQDHKRVKLPVKWMAIESLQTQKFTTKSDVWSYGILLWELLTRGASPYPNVDPYDITHYLLKGRRLPQPQFCPDTLFSIMLTCWAPEPECRPTFNSVVTEVQHILSCLEGEHYINLKVNYVNLDQPRPYPSMTGSADEAEASDFDTDSPAGS comes from the exons ATGGTCACTTGGGTTGCCTTGCTGACAGTATGCATATGGATACAAACGGCCTCAGGGCAGCACACATGTGCTTCTACTACACCCAAGATGGTGGATTTCACTGTAAAATACTCCCTCCCCCACTTCCAGACAGACAAACCTATACAGAACATAGCTTTGAACAGGGAGGAGAGTCGGtcaaatgtgtatgttgcatctCAGAATGCAATAGAGGCAATCAACTATGATATGGAAAAAATCTGGCAGGTGAAAACTGGACCTGTTGGCAGTCCTGCCTGTGAAACATGTTTGGTGTGTGACATAGAAATAGATCCTGAGGATGCCGTGGATACAGACAATGAGGTTATGCTTTTGGATCTCTCTGTAATTCCCACTCCCTACTTGTACATTTGTGGGAGTACACAACATGGGATCTGTCACTTCATTGACACTGGCTCTCAAAAGCCTAACCCGATGTGTTTATACAAAAAGGAGAGAAACTCTCCAACCAGCTGTCCAGACTGTCTGGCCAGCCCCCTCGGCACCAAAGTCACCCTCGTTGAACAGGCAGCCACAACGTTATTCTTTGTCACCGCCTCTGTCAATGGCGAAGTGGCACAGAGGTATCCAAGGAAGTCAATATCAGTGGTGAGGCCACTTTCAACTGAAGATGGCTTTCATATGATCACGAATGGCCTGACAGTGCTCCCCAGTCTACGGGACTCTTACAGCATCGATTACATCTACAGCTTCTCCACCAAGGActatgtttacttcctgtccctGCAGAGAGAAGACCCATCCAAGAGCAACTCAGCTTTTCAGACTCGTCTGGGACGACTGCCGATACTAATTCCAGAGGTGTGGATGTACAGAGAGGTGGTCCTGGAGTGCCACTTCAACCCAAAGCGCAGGAGGAGACGGATAGAGGATAACAATTACATTGTGTATAACGGGCTACAGGCGGCCCACTTTGGGCGAGCGGGGAAGGACTTAGCAGGACAGCTGAGTGTGAATGAGGCAGAAGACATTCTGTATGGGGTGTTTGCAGAGGTGAATGCGCAAGGTGAACCTCAAAGAAACTCAGCCCTGTGTGCCTTCCCTTTGACTAAAGTAAACAATGCGATAGATGAAGGTGTGGAGGTCTGCTGCAAGTCAGGTACAGAGCAGCTGTCCAGAGGTCTCTGTCACTTCCAGCCGTGCGAGAGCTGCCCACATGAA AGCTCTGAAGGTAACGACCAATGCAGTGCCAAAGCCACTCTGGTGTCAAAGCCGTACCACAGACTAGACCTTTTCAACAGGAAGATGGAAAACGTCCTTTTCACTGCTGTGTTGGTCACCACTATTGGGAATCACACGCTGGGCCACTTTGGTACCTCAGATGGTCGAATACTGCAG GTGATTCTTTCTGTGTACAGCCGTATTGTTTTTGCCAACTATTCTCTTGGAGAAAGCCAAGTGTCCAGGACAGCAGATGTGTACTCAGACGATTCACTTCTCTTCGTAGTGGGAAATAag ATGTTCAGGGTGCCCTCTGCAGGACCGGGGTGTGCACATTTTATGACGTGCTCCATGTGTTTGACGGCTCCAAGTTTCATGAACTGTGGCTGGTGTTCAGGAATCTGCTTGAGGCAGCATGAGTGTGCCTCTCATTGGAACAAAAACTCATGTGCACCTGTCATAACAGAG TTTTTCCCTAAAATGGCCCCTGCTGGTGCTGAGGCAGAAGTGACACTGTGTGGCTGGGCGTTTCAGTCTCCTCGGGGTCCCACCATCAGCAGCAAAACCCACATCATCACAGTGGGCTCTGGGACCTTGTGTAGCGTGCTGCCTGAAAACAGCAGTAGTGACCG TCTAGTATGCAAGATTCAGGAAAACACACCAAACCAGGACCTCAACATCACTCTGGAAGTAAAGGAGGGGGTAGTGGCGAGCCGCTACTCCATTGAAGGCACAGCACAGATAACTGGCTTTTCTTTTGTG GAGCCTAGCATAACAGAAATCAGGCCTGACTATGGACCCGTGTTTGGAGGAACGACGGTAACACTGACAGGCAGGTATCTCAATTCTGGGACACAGAGAGCTGTCTACATTGGTGACAAACAGTGCGTCATCACAAG tgtTGATGAAGGAAGTGGGAATTCTTCCATTGTTTGCctcacagcagctgcagcaggtgtTGGCGAGGTTACTGTGAAAATCGTCATTGACAACTTTCACGTGACGACCATCAAGATATTCTCCTACAAGAAAAATCCAGCTATAACCGCTGTACATCCTTATTGCAGTTTCCAAAG CGGCTCCAAGCTGGTGATAGAAGGTCAGAATCTTGACTCTGCCCACAGAACTGTTGTTAAGTACAAGTCTAAAAAATCAAATCCCAGCGTGCAATCTCTTGAACGA GTCTGCAACGGCACAAGTAATTCCACATATTTGGAATGCTGGGCCCCTGCTTTTCCAGAGGAAATGCCAGAAGAAAAGACGGATACGGGAAATATTTCGATTGACATGGATGGGATAAGTGACCTCTGGACGAGACGTTTTGACTACCACCCTGATGCCAAAATCATTCCATTTGAAAATGATGACAATGAATTACCTCTAAAACCAGGGGAAACAGAAGTTTCACTGCAT CATAGCAAACTGAATACAGTGAGTTCATGTATGAAGATCACAATGACCATTGGGGGTGCAAACTGCAAAGCCAAGGTTCTGTTAAATGAGCTGACCTGCAGGATACCTAAAGGCCTGGTTATTCCTAGTGAGGGATTGCCTGTCGAG GTGTCTGTGAATGGGGACGTTCACGGTGTGGGTAGAGTAGTCAACGATGACAGGAACAACAGCACTGTGATTGCGGGCATTGTGCTGGGCATTATTGCTGCATTGGTAGTAGGTGCTGGCCTTGCATTACTTGTGATGATCCAtttgaggaagaaaaagagag CCAACATAGAGAATCGTTTGTCAACAATGCTTTCAAGGAACCGGATGGGCGGTGGTGATATCTCCCCAACAG TGGATCTGTCCAGTCAAACATCAGGTTCAGGAGGAATGGCCTTCCAAGGTATGTTGTATGCTGCCAGCCATGATCATCTGGCCATTCCTTTAATAGCCCGGGACAATATCTCAATGGTCAGTCTGAGCTCTGAACTTCTTGAAGAGGTCAAAGATGTCCTGATCCCGGCTGAGATGCTCCGAATTGAGGACAGCCAGATTATTGGCAAAG GCCACTTTGGTACAGTTTATCATGGTTACCTGATAGACAGCAATAAGCAAGAGACCCACTGTGCCGTCAAATCACTGAACA GGATCACAGATTTGGGGGAGGTGGACCAGTTCCTCAGAGAGGGCATCATCATGAAAGGTTTCCACCACCCCAACATACTGTCTCTGCTGGGCATCATGCTGCCTAAAGAAGGGCTCCCTCTGGTGGTTCTACCGTTTATGAAGCATGGAGATGTGCGTCATTTCATCCGCTCTGAGAAAAGG AACCCAACAGTGAAAGACCTGATAGGTTTTGGGCTTCAGGTTGCCAAGGGGATGGAGTATTTAGCCCAGAAAAAATTTGTCCACAGAGACCTGGCTGCACGTAACTGCAT GCTCGATGAAACCTTCACAGTAAAGGTGGCTGACTTCGGCATGGCTAGGGACATCTATGACAAGGAGTACTACAGCATTCAAGATCACAAACGGGTAAAGCTGCCAGTGAAGTGGATGGCCATCGAAAGCTTGCAAACACAAAAGTTCACCACCAAGTCTGATGTG TGGTCATATGGCATCTTATTGTGGGAGCTGTTGACCAGAGGTGCCAGCCCATACCCAAATGTGGACCCCTATGACATCACACACTACTTGCTGAAGGGACGTCGGCTTCCTCAGCCACAGTTTTGCCCTGATACTCT CTTCTCTATCATGCTGACATGTTGGGCCCCGGAGCCTGAGTGCAGACCTACTTTCAACAGCGTGGTTACTGAAGTGCAACACATCCTGTCCTGTCTGGAAGGAGAGCACTACATAAATCTGAAGGTTAACTATGTCAACTTAGACCAGCCACGGCCCTACCCCTCCATGACTGGATCTGCAGATGAGGCTGAGGCCTCAGACTTTGACACAGACAGTCCTGCTGGCAGCTGA
- the LOC129106472 gene encoding macrophage-stimulating protein receptor-like isoform X1 — MVTWVALLTVCIWIQTASGQHTCASTTPKMVDFTVKYSLPHFQTDKPIQNIALNREESRSNVYVASQNAIEAINYDMEKIWQVKTGPVGSPACETCLVCDIEIDPEDAVDTDNEVMLLDLSVIPTPYLYICGSTQHGICHFIDTGSQKPNPMCLYKKERNSPTSCPDCLASPLGTKVTLVEQAATTLFFVTASVNGEVAQRYPRKSISVVRPLSTEDGFHMITNGLTVLPSLRDSYSIDYIYSFSTKDYVYFLSLQREDPSKSNSAFQTRLGRLPILIPEVWMYREVVLECHFNPKRRRRRIEDNNYIVYNGLQAAHFGRAGKDLAGQLSVNEAEDILYGVFAEVNAQGEPQRNSALCAFPLTKVNNAIDEGVEVCCKSGTEQLSRGLCHFQPCESCPHESSEGNDQCSAKATLVSKPYHRLDLFNRKMENVLFTAVLVTTIGNHTLGHFGTSDGRILQVILSVYSRIVFANYSLGESQVSRTADVYSDDSLLFVVGNKMFRVPSAGPGCAHFMTCSMCLTAPSFMNCGWCSGICLRQHECASHWNKNSCAPVITEFFPKMAPAGAEAEVTLCGWAFQSPRGPTISSKTHIITVGSGTLCSVLPENSSSDRLVCKIQENTPNQDLNITLEVKEGVVASRYSIEGTAQITGFSFVEPSITEIRPDYGPVFGGTTVTLTGRYLNSGTQRAVYIGDKQCVITSVDEGSGNSSIVCLTAAAAGVGEVTVKIVIDNFHVTTIKIFSYKKNPAITAVHPYCSFQSGSKLVIEGQNLDSAHRTVVKYKSKKSNPSVQSLERVCNGTSNSTYLECWAPAFPEEMPEEKTDTGNISIDMDGISDLWTRRFDYHPDAKIIPFENDDNELPLKPGETEVSLHHSKLNTVSSCMKITMTIGGANCKAKVLLNELTCRIPKGLVIPSEGLPVEVSVNGDVHGVGRVVNDDRNNSTVIAGIVLGIIAALVVGAGLALLVMIHLRKKKRANIENRLSTMLSRNRMGGGDISPTGDYRRVDLSSQTSGSGGMAFQGMLYAASHDHLAIPLIARDNISMVSLSSELLEEVKDVLIPAEMLRIEDSQIIGKGHFGTVYHGYLIDSNKQETHCAVKSLNRITDLGEVDQFLREGIIMKGFHHPNILSLLGIMLPKEGLPLVVLPFMKHGDVRHFIRSEKRNPTVKDLIGFGLQVAKGMEYLAQKKFVHRDLAARNCMLDETFTVKVADFGMARDIYDKEYYSIQDHKRVKLPVKWMAIESLQTQKFTTKSDVWSYGILLWELLTRGASPYPNVDPYDITHYLLKGRRLPQPQFCPDTLFSIMLTCWAPEPECRPTFNSVVTEVQHILSCLEGEHYINLKVNYVNLDQPRPYPSMTGSADEAEASDFDTDSPAGS; from the exons ATGGTCACTTGGGTTGCCTTGCTGACAGTATGCATATGGATACAAACGGCCTCAGGGCAGCACACATGTGCTTCTACTACACCCAAGATGGTGGATTTCACTGTAAAATACTCCCTCCCCCACTTCCAGACAGACAAACCTATACAGAACATAGCTTTGAACAGGGAGGAGAGTCGGtcaaatgtgtatgttgcatctCAGAATGCAATAGAGGCAATCAACTATGATATGGAAAAAATCTGGCAGGTGAAAACTGGACCTGTTGGCAGTCCTGCCTGTGAAACATGTTTGGTGTGTGACATAGAAATAGATCCTGAGGATGCCGTGGATACAGACAATGAGGTTATGCTTTTGGATCTCTCTGTAATTCCCACTCCCTACTTGTACATTTGTGGGAGTACACAACATGGGATCTGTCACTTCATTGACACTGGCTCTCAAAAGCCTAACCCGATGTGTTTATACAAAAAGGAGAGAAACTCTCCAACCAGCTGTCCAGACTGTCTGGCCAGCCCCCTCGGCACCAAAGTCACCCTCGTTGAACAGGCAGCCACAACGTTATTCTTTGTCACCGCCTCTGTCAATGGCGAAGTGGCACAGAGGTATCCAAGGAAGTCAATATCAGTGGTGAGGCCACTTTCAACTGAAGATGGCTTTCATATGATCACGAATGGCCTGACAGTGCTCCCCAGTCTACGGGACTCTTACAGCATCGATTACATCTACAGCTTCTCCACCAAGGActatgtttacttcctgtccctGCAGAGAGAAGACCCATCCAAGAGCAACTCAGCTTTTCAGACTCGTCTGGGACGACTGCCGATACTAATTCCAGAGGTGTGGATGTACAGAGAGGTGGTCCTGGAGTGCCACTTCAACCCAAAGCGCAGGAGGAGACGGATAGAGGATAACAATTACATTGTGTATAACGGGCTACAGGCGGCCCACTTTGGGCGAGCGGGGAAGGACTTAGCAGGACAGCTGAGTGTGAATGAGGCAGAAGACATTCTGTATGGGGTGTTTGCAGAGGTGAATGCGCAAGGTGAACCTCAAAGAAACTCAGCCCTGTGTGCCTTCCCTTTGACTAAAGTAAACAATGCGATAGATGAAGGTGTGGAGGTCTGCTGCAAGTCAGGTACAGAGCAGCTGTCCAGAGGTCTCTGTCACTTCCAGCCGTGCGAGAGCTGCCCACATGAA AGCTCTGAAGGTAACGACCAATGCAGTGCCAAAGCCACTCTGGTGTCAAAGCCGTACCACAGACTAGACCTTTTCAACAGGAAGATGGAAAACGTCCTTTTCACTGCTGTGTTGGTCACCACTATTGGGAATCACACGCTGGGCCACTTTGGTACCTCAGATGGTCGAATACTGCAG GTGATTCTTTCTGTGTACAGCCGTATTGTTTTTGCCAACTATTCTCTTGGAGAAAGCCAAGTGTCCAGGACAGCAGATGTGTACTCAGACGATTCACTTCTCTTCGTAGTGGGAAATAag ATGTTCAGGGTGCCCTCTGCAGGACCGGGGTGTGCACATTTTATGACGTGCTCCATGTGTTTGACGGCTCCAAGTTTCATGAACTGTGGCTGGTGTTCAGGAATCTGCTTGAGGCAGCATGAGTGTGCCTCTCATTGGAACAAAAACTCATGTGCACCTGTCATAACAGAG TTTTTCCCTAAAATGGCCCCTGCTGGTGCTGAGGCAGAAGTGACACTGTGTGGCTGGGCGTTTCAGTCTCCTCGGGGTCCCACCATCAGCAGCAAAACCCACATCATCACAGTGGGCTCTGGGACCTTGTGTAGCGTGCTGCCTGAAAACAGCAGTAGTGACCG TCTAGTATGCAAGATTCAGGAAAACACACCAAACCAGGACCTCAACATCACTCTGGAAGTAAAGGAGGGGGTAGTGGCGAGCCGCTACTCCATTGAAGGCACAGCACAGATAACTGGCTTTTCTTTTGTG GAGCCTAGCATAACAGAAATCAGGCCTGACTATGGACCCGTGTTTGGAGGAACGACGGTAACACTGACAGGCAGGTATCTCAATTCTGGGACACAGAGAGCTGTCTACATTGGTGACAAACAGTGCGTCATCACAAG tgtTGATGAAGGAAGTGGGAATTCTTCCATTGTTTGCctcacagcagctgcagcaggtgtTGGCGAGGTTACTGTGAAAATCGTCATTGACAACTTTCACGTGACGACCATCAAGATATTCTCCTACAAGAAAAATCCAGCTATAACCGCTGTACATCCTTATTGCAGTTTCCAAAG CGGCTCCAAGCTGGTGATAGAAGGTCAGAATCTTGACTCTGCCCACAGAACTGTTGTTAAGTACAAGTCTAAAAAATCAAATCCCAGCGTGCAATCTCTTGAACGA GTCTGCAACGGCACAAGTAATTCCACATATTTGGAATGCTGGGCCCCTGCTTTTCCAGAGGAAATGCCAGAAGAAAAGACGGATACGGGAAATATTTCGATTGACATGGATGGGATAAGTGACCTCTGGACGAGACGTTTTGACTACCACCCTGATGCCAAAATCATTCCATTTGAAAATGATGACAATGAATTACCTCTAAAACCAGGGGAAACAGAAGTTTCACTGCAT CATAGCAAACTGAATACAGTGAGTTCATGTATGAAGATCACAATGACCATTGGGGGTGCAAACTGCAAAGCCAAGGTTCTGTTAAATGAGCTGACCTGCAGGATACCTAAAGGCCTGGTTATTCCTAGTGAGGGATTGCCTGTCGAG GTGTCTGTGAATGGGGACGTTCACGGTGTGGGTAGAGTAGTCAACGATGACAGGAACAACAGCACTGTGATTGCGGGCATTGTGCTGGGCATTATTGCTGCATTGGTAGTAGGTGCTGGCCTTGCATTACTTGTGATGATCCAtttgaggaagaaaaagagag CCAACATAGAGAATCGTTTGTCAACAATGCTTTCAAGGAACCGGATGGGCGGTGGTGATATCTCCCCAACAGGTGACTACAGACGAG TGGATCTGTCCAGTCAAACATCAGGTTCAGGAGGAATGGCCTTCCAAGGTATGTTGTATGCTGCCAGCCATGATCATCTGGCCATTCCTTTAATAGCCCGGGACAATATCTCAATGGTCAGTCTGAGCTCTGAACTTCTTGAAGAGGTCAAAGATGTCCTGATCCCGGCTGAGATGCTCCGAATTGAGGACAGCCAGATTATTGGCAAAG GCCACTTTGGTACAGTTTATCATGGTTACCTGATAGACAGCAATAAGCAAGAGACCCACTGTGCCGTCAAATCACTGAACA GGATCACAGATTTGGGGGAGGTGGACCAGTTCCTCAGAGAGGGCATCATCATGAAAGGTTTCCACCACCCCAACATACTGTCTCTGCTGGGCATCATGCTGCCTAAAGAAGGGCTCCCTCTGGTGGTTCTACCGTTTATGAAGCATGGAGATGTGCGTCATTTCATCCGCTCTGAGAAAAGG AACCCAACAGTGAAAGACCTGATAGGTTTTGGGCTTCAGGTTGCCAAGGGGATGGAGTATTTAGCCCAGAAAAAATTTGTCCACAGAGACCTGGCTGCACGTAACTGCAT GCTCGATGAAACCTTCACAGTAAAGGTGGCTGACTTCGGCATGGCTAGGGACATCTATGACAAGGAGTACTACAGCATTCAAGATCACAAACGGGTAAAGCTGCCAGTGAAGTGGATGGCCATCGAAAGCTTGCAAACACAAAAGTTCACCACCAAGTCTGATGTG TGGTCATATGGCATCTTATTGTGGGAGCTGTTGACCAGAGGTGCCAGCCCATACCCAAATGTGGACCCCTATGACATCACACACTACTTGCTGAAGGGACGTCGGCTTCCTCAGCCACAGTTTTGCCCTGATACTCT CTTCTCTATCATGCTGACATGTTGGGCCCCGGAGCCTGAGTGCAGACCTACTTTCAACAGCGTGGTTACTGAAGTGCAACACATCCTGTCCTGTCTGGAAGGAGAGCACTACATAAATCTGAAGGTTAACTATGTCAACTTAGACCAGCCACGGCCCTACCCCTCCATGACTGGATCTGCAGATGAGGCTGAGGCCTCAGACTTTGACACAGACAGTCCTGCTGGCAGCTGA